The Fusarium poae strain DAOMC 252244 chromosome 2, whole genome shotgun sequence nucleotide sequence GAACGAATCCTCGAACTAGGCTGGCGCCTCTTTAGTCACCCTTAGCATGCCTTCACGACCATCGAAATTCCCCTGACCAGAAAGGATGTCACCCTTTCACTTTTCTTTTGGCTTTCTTCTTTGATCGCTGCCTTTGACTCTGTCCTTCTTACAGCTCCAAATCCTGGAGCGCCTCGACACAGCCCTACGCCATCCTTTACAGGACACACAGCTCGCTTTATGAGAGACGCCCAGAGCTTACTCGTGATTCAATTGACGAAAGAAAACCCGCCGGAGAATCATCGACAAGATGGTTCTAATAGGTGGAGGGCGGCAGCCTTCGACCCGCGCTTGGTTGAAttacttcactttgacattcagagCACAATCTCTCAGCCTTTCGATAATCGGATCTGCCATCATGACAATCACGCATTTTAGAGACCGTCGAAGAAAACAACAGTCGAAAGAGGTATTTTTGTGAGGGAATAAGcttgctctaagagccctatttttcgtgacgaggctgcatctatcgagaTCATATTAAaattcgaggaacacccacatcaattcCTTTTGACGACCTAAGCTTTCGTCTTCGCGGTTTCTTCAAGGTTATcaacaaaggttaatctgtcCACACAGACCAACTTATCAACAAATCTTCATATCCAAGGTTCTCTCAAGACTAGGTTCTCCAACACAGGCATGACTCATACAGCCTGAACTCTATGATCTCGACTATGACTTATAAAGGGAGCATCTCTCACACGATCcagacagcagcaacttcttcctcttgcaaCTTCGATCAACTAGCAAGTCCGTCGCAGACCTATTATTGCCTCAAACTTCCATCAGCTTGAGCCGATAGTCCCTCTAAGAAGCCAGCGTACTGCCAAAGCAATATGGGCTATTTAGACCTGTTATTGCCTCAAACTTCCCTCGGCTCAGGTCGATAGCACTCGTCAGGACGACAAGACAGACTACTAGTGAGTCAATCCAGGTCCCTTGCTGTACATCGCTAACCACTTTCGAAGGTCTCGTACAATACAATGTCGGCTACTGTCGAAAGCAAGACTATCAACAAGCCACCCTATCCGATCAAGGCCCTTCGTTTCAAAGCTATCGCAGGTACCATTAAGCGTTGCAAGGCTGCCGCGAAGCTGAAAGAACTGAACAAGGAGGCCGCTGCCCGGAGGAAGATGATTTACGAAGCCATGACATTCCCGCAGCCTGTCACCAAATTGCAATATTCTTCCGCAACCTGTCACCAAATTGCAACGTTCCTCCACAGCCTGTCACCAAATTGCAATTTGCTTGCCTCGCTTGTGCGGCCATCACATACCCACCGCATGTCACCAAATTGCAATGTGCTTGTCTCGTTTGCGCGGACATGAAAGTCGGAATCCGCTAAGGACTGTGTAACAACTCACCTGCCGAATGTACTAGTCCTAGAAATGGACGGCGCTCAAGCGTTTTACCCATACCTCGCCCCCAGGGTAGAAAGGATGTCCTGAGGTATACGAATCTGCAGATCAAGGAGTCGCTAAGGCGAAAGGCGGCATCGGGAAGCATTTCAGGGGGCTCTGGTGATTTAGAGAGCTAGGGAGCGCAGGGGCGGATCACCCACCAGGACTCCGTACTCAACATCATGATATGACCGGTGGCCTGAACAATGCGTGGTCTGGGATGGAACATTTGAGGTCCCTAAGAACGTATGGCGAGCCAGACTTTCTTTCACTGCATCAGACGGCACGGTGCCTCGCTCCCCACCCTCTCTTCCCCCTTCAAGGTGGTAGACAAAGCTCCAATAGACCTCCTTACGATAGTATCAATAATAATCTCCCAGGGAACTATAATTAACGCCGCTACCCTTACAGCGCtacaaaacaccaaaaagaGTCATACAACGTATAGTCCCTGTATAGTACTGCCGGGAGGAGCAGACGGAAATGTCGGCTTCTCGACTTTGGATGAGAAAGGCGTTGACGTACGAATCCCTCTAGCCCATGATTTGTTCCAGCCGCACGCGCCGTTTGTACTAAGGCAGAACCAACGAAGAGATGATCATCAGCAACCCTGATTACCCTGGTGGTTCTGCTCATATCACTACTCAGCCTGTCCAGCATTCTCCGAATGCTAACTCAAACTCGCGAGAACTGCATACAACAGAGGTATCAGAGTGCGTGGTCATCTTGAACCGTCTCTTTGAAGAATCAAGACAAATTATCTGAGCTGGGCTTTCCGTATGACGCTCACCTCGACTAGACTTCCAAGTCAGTACACTGGTTCTGTAGCGTCATTCGTCCTCTCATCATACCTGAAAAAAAGCCAGACCTGCCGTCAGGTCATCGGTGCGGTGCTGGTCTCCGTCTAGTCGAATATATTCCTCACGTCCGCAAGTTTGTGCTCGATGCTATCCCTTCTGATCGCACTATCAGTGAGCGACATGAGTCAGAGGAGGAGTGGCATACGTATCTCCCGAGCCATACAAGTCTTCCTCCTCATAAGGAACGGTGATCCAGGCACCAGGGATATATCCAGTAAAGGGGGGGAGAATCCCCATCGCATTGGTGCCAAGACTAGTATTCATGTACTAGATGAAGTCCAGTACATGTATGAGTTAATTATGGCAAACTCGAATCTTACCGGTAATCGTCGTTCCTCGCAATCTGGGATGTTGTTATCACCCACTATTGTGTTGATTtttaatgtatacttcgggacttacgcctcggacaTCTTCAAATTATAGTTATCACCCACGACAGTCAAGTCTAGAACTACATCATGGTTGTCTGATGAGCACGACCAGCTGGCACTTCCAAAGTATGTTTCGCAATTTGAGGCCATAATCAACAAATACCAACGCGATATGCACCTTCTACATCGTTATACAAACTGTGAATATTGAGTATGCAGCCAATATGTTCAGGACCAATACCCCAAACCAGAACAGGGTGTCAAGATCAAATGCATCAAAATGTCTACACACGGCCAACAGAATCGAAAGGGTTGCGGAGACAAGCATCATTGGCGTCGAGACTGTCCTCCAGGGAACATGTCCCTTTTATCTTTGGACACCGCGGACAGGCCCGGCCAGCGCCCAGGAGGCTTCATTTATCCGCAAGAGCACAGAACAACAGCAAGAAATCGTTCAGGAATGAGGAAAAGGAGAGCACCAGTGATATAAGGCGGCCATTATACCAAACATCAATTTACCCGCCGATCCAGAGTTCCCTCTCAATGACAAACACGAAATCAATACTGGGAGGAAGAAAGAATGGAAGAGCACAAGTTCGTTGTACTAGATAGAGGGGATCACCGGAGCTCATCCTTCCAACTTATCTCTCCTTGGCATCGTCACCTGTCACTCGGGCTTGCGTCGAGCTTATGGCAGAACTGCCGAGGTTCGGTGTATCGTGGCaataaggctaaaaagtCCGTTAACGTCAAATGGAGGGAATTTTGAGAAACAAATGTTAGAATATCCATTATTGATCTAGAcccctcttctctctttttctatCAAGGGCCCTAAGTGTTCCCTACTATCCTGCTACCCTAAAACAACAAGTAGCAACTCAATCCAGTTGTGGCTCGCAATACCCTCAAAATCTTCTGTCAGGCTTGTGGAGCAATTACATGGTATTTGCATAATATCACAATTTCAGGACATGCTAATCTTGGGGTGTAAGCTATTGGTTCTATCTCATTCTTCTTCCTACTTTGAGAAATAGTAAATAACAAAACTACTCAGGATCCGGCAACGACTCGACAATCTCTATCGCTTTATGATCAACAATAGCAGCACCATATCGCTCACACATGGCAAACACACGCCCCTTGGGCTGTAAAGCATAAGGAGTCAAAATCCATCCCATTCCCGACATCATCGACTTTGAATACTCCTTCATGACCTCCTCATCCTTGATTGACAACGATGGACCACCAAACCGAGCTAAGGCCCCTAGGTAATGTTCAACAATACTTATCTCATGCGTCCTACGGTCCCCTACTGTTAAAGCCCCGACGATGAAGTAGGCCAGATCATGGAATGGTGATCCAATGTGAAAGGTTTGCCAGTCGAGAAAGCGTGGGTTTCCTGCTTTGTCGGAGTATGTGTTTCCAGTATGCGGATCTCCGTGAATCAGGGATATGAAATTTGGGTTCTTTGTTGCGAAGTGCTTCTTTATCGCGGCCACGGTACGTTCGCGGGAGTTCTTGATGACATCGGGACATGGAGGTCGATCGGCACCATGGATTTGATCGTCCCACATGGCCGCCAGAGCCATAACCATACCCTCATAAGACGGTGTAATCCAGGGATACTTCTCAGATGAATATCCCCAAGTGCTAGCGTGTAGCGCAGCAAGCTGTTCGGCCCCAGCTCGGAGTCTCTCGACAGGCCAAACATCTTGGGGGTTTCCGAACGTGAATCCGGACCTATTCAAATCTTCCATGACGAGAATACCCTGATCTTCTCCAACTCCCGCCCACCATATTTTGGGAAGTGATATATGACTCAGATTCGGCGCGACGAGGCTGAAGAAGCGGGCTTCATTCGTGTACGCGGCTATAAGCATGTCTTTGTATCCTTCTGCCGCCAGCATCGCAGGGTTGAAGCCTCCCTTGAGACAAACATGCTTTGGTCGGTCAGCCTCGTCGTTGCTGTCTTGATATTCGATGGTGAAGAATAGTTTGCTGGCTGTGGCGTTGAGAACGCTCTCAGTGAGTTGGGCAGATTTGATGTTTTGTCCAAGGACTTTGCCGAGCCAAGATGCTGTGACTTGGTCGGGAGTGGTGGGGAGAGGATGAATATCAGAAGCAGTCATTTTGTAGGTTATTGGAATGTCAGAAATGTCTTGGGATATTAGTCGACAGTACTTACTTGTTCTTTATATGTAGTCGTCAAGTCTCGCTTGAGATATCGTATGCAGTGAACCCTGTAGTATGTAGTAGCGAAGCTAGTTTTGTGGGCTCCGTAGGAGGTGGCAGTGGAACATTCCCAGGTCTTAGGGTATTGGAAGAACTGGAAACATAATACTTAGGAGGTCAATGATTCTACTACCCAATAGCCAGGATTGATGTTCAATTGTGTGTTGGTTGACGTCTTGTTGGTTCCTAAATGCCTCAGGGAAATTATTGTCGTACGTTGAAACGATGACGGAGCATCCACCTGCCGCGTAAAGCAGTATCCATGATCCGCGGAAACTCACCCGGAAGGTTATTGCAAGGATGCGATATTATGTGGTAGTTAGTTTGTTGGTTTGCCCTTGTTATTTCCAACCAACCCCCGCAAAAGCTAGGATGACCCCCTGCAAACAAGGAACAAAGCAACGACACTCTTCACAACCAACACAATGTCAGGCAACAGAGAAAGTCATTTTGGGATCAGTCGATCGTACTGGCCAACTACCTTCTTGCCGTAAGGTATGCCATTCTCGCATGCATATCTGCATCAGCAGGAGATGAACGAACCGATCCAATAGTTTCCATCCGTGCCGCACAATTGGGATATAATTTATCACTTCATATTCttccttatttttctttttttggccTACTGCTTCTCTTATTCAATCATTGACTAGTTATGGCTGTTATGAGCGTCAGTGATAGTCACTAACTACCCGCTCGTCATAGCCTGTTTGGTGATTGACGGCATCGCCGTTGGCTCAAGATTATGGGTTCGAAGTGTCaagaaagccattggatatGATGACGTTGTCATCTTATTTTTTCTGGTATAGTCCCCTTTacctctctcttctcttccaacACAGATGCTGACTACGCCTAGGTTGGATTCATTGTGTTTTGTGTAATAGAACTCCAGGCGATACGAACGGCATTGGAACGACGACTATGGAAGACGACTTCGACCCGATCAAAGCGGCAATGGTAAGTCGACCTCTTTATGCTTACACCACCGGTTTACCGACCTATACCTAGTTCTTTACTACCGCTCAAGCTGATTACACCCTTACGACCAGAATCTCGAAACTTGGTGTCGGGCTTGTTCTCTTCCGCCTCGCGAGCGGCACAAATATGAGGGTAGTCCGTATAATCCTCATATTCTCCACGACGATAGTCACACTCTGACGCTTCGTTACAACTCTGATATTTGGCCTCCAGTGCCGTCCACTGACCGTGGCCTGGGGTGTCAGAGAGAGTTCATGCCTTTCCACGTCTGTTCTGGGAACCACCGGTCGTGCGCTGTCCGGTATAGATGTCACAATAAGCTGGTTCTATGCGGTATC carries:
- a CDS encoding hypothetical protein (TransMembrane:2 (o74-95i107-129o)), whose protein sequence is MEDDFDPIKAAMFFTTAQADYTLTTRISKLGVGLVLFRLASGTNMRVCRPLTVAWGVRESSCLSTSVLGTTGRALSGIDVTISWFYALLPIYKLYKTQLRLKLKIMIMVLLGLGAVSSIAIIVRVKYLIDLSRLTSSSDGLATQHAVGTTRRNNLL